One region of Candidatus Limnocylindrales bacterium genomic DNA includes:
- the hisS gene encoding histidine--tRNA ligase: MIKGIRGFKDILPGEVSTWQWVEQKAREIFHLYGYLEIRTPALEKLELFIRGVGADTDIVQKEMYIIPDPREGDMALRPEGTAPVMRAYVEHQIYAKGDKDRPYKVYYIGPMFRHERPQAGRFRQFHQIGAEVLGVEDPLVDAEVLALLRDFLIGLGVQDFQLQLNSVGCTNCRPTYREELKKYLKEHLNELCENCQGRYERNPLRVLDCKNPTCREVVLQAPLLRDFYCSICKDHLQKLENLLQALNITYMINPRLVRGLDYYMRTAFEIVSSKLGAQNAIVGGGRYDGLSQDIGGPPVPGIGFAMGIERLISLLEIRPEGYIPDVFIAALGKEAKQEAFLLQSQLRSVGITAEIEYQEDRSLKSQLRTADKLKVHFVIMIGEDELKTGELTVKNMREGTQEQIKREEIIQHLKGKKIPHGSFPSR; this comes from the coding sequence TTGATTAAAGGTATACGCGGATTTAAAGATATTTTACCGGGCGAAGTAAGCACCTGGCAATGGGTCGAGCAGAAGGCCCGGGAGATTTTTCATTTGTACGGCTATTTGGAAATACGGACGCCGGCTCTGGAGAAACTAGAGTTGTTTATCCGAGGAGTAGGGGCAGACACAGATATTGTCCAAAAGGAGATGTATATCATTCCGGATCCTCGAGAAGGAGATATGGCCCTTCGTCCGGAAGGAACGGCACCGGTCATGCGGGCCTATGTAGAGCACCAGATCTACGCCAAGGGAGATAAAGATCGTCCTTACAAGGTTTATTATATAGGTCCTATGTTTCGCCATGAAAGACCCCAGGCCGGTCGGTTTCGTCAGTTTCACCAGATCGGTGCCGAAGTATTAGGCGTTGAAGATCCTCTGGTAGATGCTGAAGTCTTAGCTTTACTTCGAGATTTCCTGATCGGCTTAGGTGTACAAGACTTTCAACTTCAACTAAACTCGGTAGGATGTACGAACTGTCGACCTACGTATCGAGAAGAGTTGAAGAAGTATCTTAAAGAGCATCTTAACGAACTTTGTGAGAATTGCCAGGGTCGATATGAACGAAATCCCCTTCGGGTCTTAGATTGCAAAAATCCAACCTGTAGAGAAGTTGTTTTGCAGGCTCCTCTCCTTCGTGACTTTTATTGTTCGATCTGCAAAGACCATCTCCAAAAGCTTGAAAACCTTTTACAAGCTTTAAATATCACATATATGATCAATCCCAGACTGGTGCGAGGTCTGGATTATTATATGCGAACTGCCTTTGAGATTGTCAGTTCTAAGCTTGGGGCGCAAAATGCCATTGTGGGAGGGGGGCGCTATGACGGCTTATCCCAGGATATTGGAGGTCCACCGGTTCCAGGTATCGGTTTTGCCATGGGTATTGAACGGCTCATCTCTCTCTTAGAGATCAGACCGGAAGGTTATATTCCAGATGTTTTCATAGCCGCACTGGGAAAAGAAGCCAAACAGGAAGCGTTCCTGCTGCAGAGTCAACTACGAAGCGTCGGCATCACGGCAGAAATAGAATATCAGGAGGACCGAAGCCTTAAAAGTCAACTCCGAACCGCCGATAAACTCAAAGTCCACTTCGTGATCATGATAGGAGAGGATGAGCTTAAAACCGGTGAGTTAACCGTCAAGAATATGCGAGAGGGAACGCAGGAGCAGATCAAAAGAGAAGAGATTATCCAACATCTGAAGGGGAAGAAAATACCCCATGGATCTTTCCCCTCCCGATAG
- a CDS encoding DciA family protein, which translates to MKPLVSILSRVLNHEQESLRRGEPEAGRDLQIWMVWNRIVGDQIAQRAQPHHLKGSSLYVEVKAPTWLRPLQEIGPQILENLNRVISHKISRIIFFQRQYNPNLEATKGTKTKNNGQLTGNKDRWYERIFLDAGENQEIERELSQISDVELREVISRVRIKAAKLEKLRSKF; encoded by the coding sequence ATGAAGCCTTTAGTTTCCATTCTCTCCCGGGTTTTAAACCACGAACAAGAGTCTCTCCGCAGAGGTGAACCGGAAGCAGGTCGTGATCTACAAATCTGGATGGTCTGGAACCGTATTGTAGGAGATCAAATCGCTCAGAGAGCCCAACCGCATCATCTGAAGGGATCTTCCCTTTATGTGGAAGTCAAAGCTCCCACCTGGCTCCGGCCCCTTCAGGAGATCGGTCCACAGATTTTGGAAAACTTAAACCGGGTGATTTCCCACAAGATTTCTCGGATTATCTTTTTTCAAAGGCAATACAACCCAAATCTTGAAGCTACGAAGGGTACAAAAACAAAAAACAACGGTCAACTAACAGGCAACAAGGACAGGTGGTACGAGCGAATCTTCCTGGATGCCGGTGAGAATCAAGAAATTGAGCGAGAGTTAAGTCAAATTTCCGATGTTGAACTTCGAGAAGTGATAAGCCGCGTTCGGATTAAAGCAGCAAAGCTAGAGAAGCTAAGGTCGAAGTTTTGA
- a CDS encoding DUF5946 family protein, with protein sequence MKIDLSDDRSSELEAYHELQCYTLAHGDPAFIHQHVVDAWTAQQANEQTKPIALTFALVGLYLHIEKGFSGRQVQRVHMALARSKRNWPSFALPRERGSITVRQVMATPAGPGRDKAIEAWCVSVWDAFRGSHEEVVDLLRQYGIV encoded by the coding sequence ATGAAGATAGATCTCTCAGATGACCGGTCATCAGAACTGGAAGCCTATCACGAACTCCAGTGCTACACGCTTGCTCACGGCGATCCAGCATTTATCCATCAACACGTGGTGGATGCCTGGACGGCGCAGCAGGCGAATGAACAGACCAAGCCAATCGCCCTGACCTTTGCGCTTGTGGGGCTTTATCTTCACATCGAGAAGGGATTTTCGGGGCGGCAGGTGCAGCGTGTACATATGGCTCTTGCCCGAAGCAAGAGGAACTGGCCCTCGTTTGCCTTGCCACGCGAACGAGGCTCAATTACCGTAAGGCAGGTGATGGCTACCCCCGCTGGCCCTGGGCGGGATAAGGCTATCGAGGCATGGTGCGTCTCGGTTTGGGATGCATTTCGAGGCAGCCATGAAGAAGTAGTCGATCTACTAAGGCAGTATGGGATCGTGTAA
- a CDS encoding pyrimidine dimer DNA glycosylase/endonuclease V, which yields MRIWSLHPKYLDARGLVALWREGLLAQAVLKGTTSGYLHHPQLHRFQDTAFPVGFIAKYLRVVYEEATRRGYRFDAEKISRARAPGRLTVTEGQLKFEWFHLLKKLEARDPQWHATLEPVKFPCPHPLFRVIPGGVAPWEKGILLPNKLLQQTRRKQHTSEQ from the coding sequence ATGCGCATCTGGAGTCTGCATCCGAAGTATCTTGACGCCCGTGGCCTTGTTGCGCTGTGGCGAGAAGGACTTCTCGCCCAAGCAGTGCTAAAGGGAACGACCAGCGGCTATTTGCATCATCCGCAACTGCATCGATTTCAGGATACAGCGTTTCCGGTTGGTTTCATCGCAAAGTATTTGCGGGTCGTTTATGAGGAAGCGACGCGCCGCGGTTACCGGTTTGACGCCGAAAAGATCAGTCGTGCGCGAGCGCCTGGGCGACTCACCGTGACGGAAGGTCAGCTTAAGTTCGAGTGGTTTCACCTCCTGAAAAAACTGGAAGCGCGAGACCCACAATGGCACGCCACGCTTGAACCGGTCAAATTTCCCTGCCCACATCCCCTATTTCGGGTAATACCAGGCGGTGTTGCTCCGTGGGAAAAAGGTATCTTGCTGCCTAACAAACTATTGCAGCAGACGCGCCGCAAGCAGCACACTTCTGAGCAGTGA
- a CDS encoding PhzF family phenazine biosynthesis protein: MNRRFQLIDVFHGQQPFSGNPLAVVLDAEGLTTEEMQRITRWLNLSETVFLLSPTSTGADYRVRIFTLEREMPFAGHPTLGSCHAWLTSGGRPHHNTEIVQECGIGLVSIRRNDTGLAFAAPPLIRSGPVDESKIQEVANFLRIDRSKIMDAQWADNGPGWIAVLLESADAVLALNPPKDYPTRIDVGVVGPYPPGSSIAFEVRAFFSDHKGGVVEDPVTGSLNASVAQWLLSSGRAVAPYTASQGTRLGRAGYIYINQDPAGTVWVGGKTNTLFSGSGLF; this comes from the coding sequence ATGAATCGCCGTTTTCAACTGATTGACGTATTTCATGGTCAACAACCATTTTCTGGAAACCCTTTAGCAGTGGTTTTGGACGCAGAGGGCTTGACGACAGAGGAAATGCAGCGCATCACACGTTGGCTCAACCTTTCTGAGACCGTGTTCCTTCTATCCCCAACATCCACCGGGGCAGATTATCGCGTCCGCATTTTCACGTTGGAGCGGGAAATGCCCTTTGCGGGTCACCCCACACTCGGTAGTTGCCATGCATGGCTCACCTCTGGTGGCAGGCCACATCACAACACAGAAATCGTTCAAGAGTGTGGTATCGGTCTGGTATCAATCCGCCGCAATGACACAGGCCTGGCGTTTGCTGCACCACCGCTTATTCGTAGCGGTCCGGTAGATGAATCCAAAATTCAGGAGGTTGCGAATTTCCTTCGCATTGATCGCTCAAAAATCATGGATGCGCAGTGGGCGGATAACGGACCTGGCTGGATCGCCGTTCTCCTTGAATCGGCGGATGCAGTGCTGGCTCTTAATCCACCGAAGGATTACCCCACACGGATTGATGTCGGCGTCGTTGGACCCTATCCGCCGGGCAGTTCGATTGCTTTTGAGGTTCGCGCATTCTTTAGCGACCACAAGGGTGGCGTGGTTGAAGATCCCGTAACAGGCAGCTTGAACGCCTCGGTGGCACAATGGCTTTTGTCCAGCGGTCGTGCCGTTGCACCTTATACCGCTTCCCAGGGAACACGTCTTGGGCGTGCTGGCTATATCTATATCAACCAGGATCCGGCAGGCACCGTGTGGGTTGGTGGAAAAACAAACACGCTTTTTTCGGGCTCAGGCTTATTCTAA
- a CDS encoding methyltransferase domain-containing protein: MEYATTCRYLEKYVPPGAFVADVGVGVGHYAAFLAQRGCTIYLIDISVQLLNAARQRLESAGLGNLIKGIHKASAKDLHCLSNGSLDVILMLGPLYHLRELRERQQAVREAQRVLKPNGVLFAAGINRLAYLRDLFRENPKEVLGRKRFHEDFLREGKLDPHHAPPIGYAHLTTVAEFRELLTEYFEELALIGTESFTTAWQSKLHELSPDERDAWLDLVEQTGRTSEGLGQSDHFLFVGKKRSEI, encoded by the coding sequence GTGGAGTATGCCACCACGTGCCGCTATCTCGAAAAGTATGTTCCGCCCGGTGCTTTTGTGGCAGATGTAGGGGTTGGTGTAGGGCATTATGCCGCGTTCCTGGCTCAGAGGGGCTGTACCATTTACTTAATCGATATCAGCGTTCAATTGCTTAACGCAGCACGGCAGCGATTGGAAAGCGCAGGTCTCGGGAATCTTATCAAAGGGATCCACAAAGCATCTGCCAAGGACTTACATTGCCTTAGCAATGGGAGCCTGGATGTGATCCTCATGCTTGGACCACTCTATCATCTTCGAGAACTGCGTGAACGACAACAGGCAGTCAGAGAAGCCCAGCGGGTGCTCAAACCAAATGGTGTTTTGTTTGCCGCAGGGATCAATCGGCTGGCGTACCTGCGCGATCTATTTCGGGAGAACCCAAAGGAAGTGCTTGGACGGAAGAGGTTTCATGAGGATTTTTTGAGAGAGGGTAAGCTTGATCCTCACCATGCGCCTCCCATTGGCTATGCCCATCTCACGACGGTGGCAGAGTTCCGAGAACTTCTCACAGAGTATTTTGAGGAACTGGCTTTAATTGGGACAGAATCGTTCACGACCGCTTGGCAATCGAAGCTCCATGAGCTTTCCCCAGATGAACGCGACGCATGGCTCGATCTGGTTGAACAAACAGGCAGAACATCTGAAGGTCTCGGACAGAGCGACCATTTTTTGTTCGTTGGAAAGAAAAGAAGTGAAATATGA
- a CDS encoding DUF4188 domain-containing protein: protein MSPSDMKKQVNRRTIDLSGYPDLVVIYLGMRVNQFRGLRTLLSFGAKIRKAVDAQPDGLLLHENLIFSLFPLHMGMRQYWRNFESLERWARSLPHQAWWQEFLRDSGGTGFWHETYFMRGGMEAIYDDMVAPVGFMCFAPLQPARGGMFTARSRLKLGGRAEVGVPVTEEELYKESKPLWDQIREK from the coding sequence ATGAGCCCGAGTGATATGAAAAAGCAAGTCAATCGCCGCACGATAGACCTTTCCGGTTACCCTGATCTTGTGGTGATCTATTTAGGAATGCGGGTGAATCAGTTCAGAGGGTTGAGGACATTATTGAGTTTCGGGGCGAAGATCCGAAAGGCTGTTGATGCGCAACCGGATGGATTGCTTTTGCACGAGAATCTCATCTTCTCACTCTTTCCGCTCCACATGGGGATGCGGCAATACTGGCGCAATTTTGAATCACTCGAAAGATGGGCACGGTCGCTTCCTCATCAAGCGTGGTGGCAGGAATTCTTACGTGATTCAGGAGGTACCGGATTCTGGCACGAGACGTACTTTATGCGAGGAGGCATGGAGGCTATTTACGATGATATGGTCGCTCCGGTCGGCTTTATGTGCTTTGCTCCGCTGCAACCAGCTCGCGGTGGGATGTTCACAGCACGGAGTCGCTTGAAGTTGGGCGGACGTGCAGAAGTTGGAGTGCCTGTCACGGAAGAGGAACTTTATAAGGAGAGCAAACCGTTATGGGATCAAATTCGGGAAAAATAA
- the lgt gene encoding prolipoprotein diacylglyceryl transferase, with translation MHPILFKFGPLEIRYYGLMYAIAILIGLYLIKREVLRKNIPLNEDQITNFVLLTVLGGIIGARIYYVIFSWDYYSQNPLEIPAIWHGGLAIHGGIIGGVLVGYWFTRRYHISFWRMADAVAPSIILGQALGRFGNFMNGDAHGIPTTMPWGIVFPPTSIAGREFPGQPLHPTMLYEMVINFGIFLLLWKLRTRPHKDGFIFCLYLIGYSIGRFIVSFFRADDLYLGPLKMPHVVSVITILVFGYLIFKWRLWEVSSEEQASSTAKTRLINPSKGGK, from the coding sequence GTGCATCCAATACTCTTCAAATTCGGTCCGCTGGAAATCCGATATTATGGCCTCATGTATGCCATTGCCATACTTATCGGGTTGTATTTAATCAAACGCGAGGTTCTTCGTAAAAATATCCCACTCAATGAAGATCAGATTACCAATTTTGTTCTGCTAACGGTATTAGGTGGCATTATCGGTGCAAGAATTTACTATGTTATTTTTAGTTGGGATTACTATTCCCAAAATCCTTTGGAAATTCCGGCTATCTGGCATGGCGGTCTGGCTATCCATGGAGGTATTATCGGAGGTGTCCTGGTCGGATACTGGTTTACCCGGCGATATCATATTTCCTTCTGGCGCATGGCCGATGCTGTAGCTCCGAGCATCATCCTGGGACAGGCCTTAGGGCGATTTGGGAACTTTATGAATGGAGATGCCCATGGAATTCCCACAACAATGCCCTGGGGCATCGTATTTCCGCCCACAAGTATAGCCGGTAGAGAATTCCCTGGTCAACCCCTCCATCCCACCATGCTTTATGAAATGGTTATCAATTTTGGGATCTTCCTCTTACTCTGGAAACTCCGCACCCGTCCTCACAAAGATGGCTTTATTTTTTGCCTTTACCTGATCGGCTATTCCATCGGTCGCTTTATTGTCAGCTTCTTTCGTGCCGATGACCTCTACCTGGGTCCCTTAAAAATGCCACACGTAGTCAGTGTTATAACCATTCTCGTGTTTGGTTATTTGATTTTCAAATGGCGCTTATGGGAGGTATCTTCCGAAGAACAGGCCTCCTCCACAGCCAAAACCAGATTGATTAATCCAAGCAAAGGAGGGAAATAG
- a CDS encoding DegQ family serine endoprotease, whose amino-acid sequence MVTILIIFMLSTFYLPLVGEENQAVKGSYPVTRISLAADAPMASNPPPASDAQVSQLEAFQNAFVSVAEKVKPVVVSIQLKGSFKHPSIRSKGFPFEDFPMRSSGSGILVDERGYILTNNHVIENGGDIVVTLSDGRKFTARLIGQDTKTDLAVIKIDANTPLPTAVLGDSSKVRIGEWAIAIGNPFSLDKTVTVGVISGLGRSNIGIADYEDFIQTDASINPGNSGGPLLNLKGEVVGINTAIIGQGRGIGFAVPINMAKKVMTQLISQGKVVRGYLGIMIEPITSEIVEKHKLKTEEGVLVSKVVENSPAEKGGLKTGDIILEFKGSKVKDVKELQRVTAETTPGEKVDVKILRDDKEEVLKIEVAELPEEKIMASTKENPEFQRYGISVQDLTPELAEKFGLEETEGVLVTDVDSNSPANDTNIRRGDVILEINKKKIKTVRDFEKSMDKIKKGEDVLLLIARGKRTLYVVLNTKS is encoded by the coding sequence ATGGTTACTATTCTAATTATTTTTATGCTTTCTACCTTTTATCTTCCCCTTGTAGGAGAAGAAAATCAAGCAGTAAAGGGGTCTTATCCTGTTACCAGGATATCCCTTGCGGCAGATGCCCCAATGGCCTCTAATCCGCCCCCTGCTTCGGACGCTCAGGTTTCTCAACTAGAGGCCTTTCAAAATGCCTTTGTCAGTGTAGCCGAGAAGGTCAAACCTGTTGTAGTCAGCATTCAATTAAAGGGAAGTTTTAAACATCCTTCCATTCGGAGTAAGGGCTTCCCCTTTGAAGACTTTCCCATGCGCAGCTCCGGTTCAGGAATTTTGGTAGATGAGAGGGGTTACATTTTAACCAATAACCATGTTATTGAAAATGGTGGAGATATTGTAGTTACGCTTTCTGATGGGCGCAAGTTTACGGCCAGGTTGATCGGACAGGATACTAAAACCGATTTAGCAGTTATTAAAATAGATGCCAATACCCCCTTACCAACGGCAGTCCTGGGGGATTCCAGTAAAGTTCGAATTGGGGAGTGGGCTATCGCCATCGGTAATCCCTTCTCTTTAGATAAAACCGTTACCGTAGGGGTAATCAGTGGTTTAGGTCGCTCGAATATAGGAATTGCAGATTATGAGGACTTTATTCAAACCGATGCCTCTATCAATCCTGGGAACAGTGGGGGTCCTCTTCTAAACCTGAAGGGAGAGGTGGTGGGAATTAATACGGCTATTATTGGACAGGGACGCGGGATTGGTTTTGCCGTTCCCATTAATATGGCCAAGAAAGTCATGACTCAGCTCATCAGCCAGGGTAAAGTCGTTCGAGGTTACCTGGGTATCATGATAGAGCCGATTACCTCGGAAATCGTAGAAAAACACAAGCTGAAAACCGAAGAAGGAGTCCTGGTCAGTAAAGTTGTCGAAAATAGCCCGGCCGAAAAAGGCGGTCTCAAGACCGGTGATATTATCCTTGAATTTAAAGGAAGCAAAGTCAAAGACGTTAAAGAACTTCAACGGGTTACTGCTGAAACCACTCCAGGAGAAAAGGTAGATGTTAAGATTCTCCGTGATGATAAGGAAGAGGTTCTGAAGATCGAGGTAGCCGAATTACCCGAGGAAAAGATCATGGCTTCCACCAAGGAAAACCCTGAATTTCAACGTTACGGAATCAGTGTTCAAGATTTAACCCCGGAACTCGCCGAGAAGTTTGGTCTGGAAGAAACAGAAGGTGTTTTAGTAACCGATGTAGATTCCAATAGTCCCGCCAATGATACAAATATCCGACGGGGAGATGTCATCCTGGAAATTAATAAAAAGAAGATCAAAACCGTTCGAGATTTTGAAAAATCCATGGACAAAATCAAAAAAGGTGAGGATGTTTTGCTCCTCATCGCAAGAGGGAAACGTACTTTGTACGTTGTGCTAAATACCAAATCATAA
- a CDS encoding response regulator, translated as MPKKILIVEDSRYVRAVLTNALKKSGFDVVCVEDAESGHLEILQMNEKPDLIILDLNLPALEGEDLGVMLKGMDETAKIPIVIFSARPEEEIKKAAELAGARGYVKKDQDLKLCTTQLINKIKSILS; from the coding sequence ATGCCAAAAAAGATTTTAATTGTTGAAGATAGTCGCTATGTAAGGGCGGTTCTGACCAATGCCTTAAAAAAGAGTGGATTTGATGTGGTTTGTGTCGAAGATGCAGAATCTGGTCATTTAGAAATCCTCCAGATGAATGAAAAACCGGACTTGATCATTTTAGATTTAAACTTACCGGCCTTAGAGGGAGAAGATCTGGGAGTCATGTTAAAGGGAATGGATGAAACCGCTAAAATCCCCATCGTTATTTTTTCTGCCAGACCAGAGGAAGAAATCAAAAAGGCTGCAGAGTTGGCTGGAGCCCGGGGCTATGTAAAAAAAGACCAGGATCTTAAACTCTGTACCACCCAGTTGATTAATAAAATTAAATCCATTCTCTCTTAG
- a CDS encoding response regulator, whose translation MARVMIVDDSKTVRHYLSQMIELADHTAIPVESAEKAIELLEMRAKEEPVLLPDLIFMDVIMTPGMSGIEATNKIKSHSNPAIADIPIVFLTGIGEQDIASEALDAGALDYIVKPSSAESLPIFLDNLRKKLDRLLNISTRSLKKGTGLIADLSNEYLPSLLQMLHLEDASGYITLTNPKRRQSASMHMRYGNIEYIALVDTSKGVKVRLEGEEAFHMLVNWTEGIFSFGRADPERMPKGKPMNLVVLLCAIDTREIQGATKSLGSSSTPVIEPYPKFKARLEEELSQLLENSTAFQIFYIRIKDKASILLRGQKKNKSPKTQPFNPFKSEKELLTFVESKAQNFVSKLKDVFFFLQEGYLLLRKWGKSDYIVILDPDSDQSHQGRLLAAQAATIIRKAAVERRNQRLATT comes from the coding sequence ATGGCCAGAGTCATGATTGTCGATGATAGTAAAACCGTACGGCATTATCTGTCTCAGATGATCGAGCTGGCAGATCATACAGCGATTCCGGTAGAATCTGCAGAGAAAGCTATCGAACTCCTGGAAATGCGTGCAAAGGAAGAACCTGTTCTCCTTCCCGATCTCATTTTTATGGATGTGATCATGACACCTGGCATGAGCGGTATTGAAGCAACCAATAAAATAAAGTCGCATTCCAACCCGGCCATTGCCGATATTCCCATTGTTTTCCTGACCGGGATTGGAGAACAGGACATCGCCAGCGAAGCTTTAGACGCCGGAGCTCTGGATTATATTGTAAAACCCTCCAGTGCAGAGTCCCTCCCTATCTTTTTAGATAACCTGCGTAAAAAGCTGGATAGACTCCTTAATATCAGCACCCGTAGTTTAAAGAAGGGAACTGGTCTTATTGCAGATTTATCCAATGAGTACTTACCCTCTCTCTTACAGATGCTCCATCTGGAAGATGCTTCTGGTTACATTACCCTGACCAATCCTAAACGCAGACAGAGTGCCTCCATGCATATGCGTTATGGAAACATCGAGTATATTGCCCTGGTCGATACGTCTAAAGGGGTTAAGGTAAGGCTGGAAGGTGAGGAGGCTTTCCATATGCTGGTAAACTGGACAGAGGGGATTTTTTCCTTTGGGAGGGCCGATCCCGAAAGAATGCCAAAAGGAAAACCTATGAACCTGGTTGTTCTGTTATGCGCCATAGATACCCGCGAAATCCAGGGTGCCACAAAATCTCTCGGCTCGTCTTCAACTCCCGTTATAGAACCCTACCCGAAATTTAAAGCCAGACTGGAAGAAGAACTCAGCCAGTTGTTGGAAAATTCCACGGCCTTCCAAATTTTCTATATTCGGATCAAAGATAAGGCTTCTATACTCCTGCGGGGTCAGAAAAAAAACAAATCTCCCAAAACTCAGCCATTCAATCCCTTTAAAAGCGAAAAAGAGCTCCTCACCTTTGTAGAATCCAAAGCCCAAAATTTTGTCAGTAAGCTTAAAGATGTTTTCTTCTTCCTCCAGGAAGGCTATCTTCTGTTGCGTAAATGGGGTAAATCGGATTATATCGTAATTCTGGATCCCGATTCGGATCAATCTCATCAGGGTCGTCTCCTGGCAGCTCAAGCAGCAACCATTATACGAAAAGCCGCGGTGGAGCGACGAAATCAACGATTGGCAACTACATAG
- a CDS encoding response regulator — MQKNVLIIDDSFTTRRILSTAIKSLNLHSEEAKDGFEALQKLPTKHFDLILLDINMPHINGLEFIQYCRNSQLYKNIPIIIISTEDSEEDKKKGLSLGAQAYLMKPVQPDQIVETVKRVLAHPIPHPPNLGEGDRR; from the coding sequence ATGCAAAAGAATGTTCTTATTATAGATGATTCCTTTACAACCCGTCGTATCCTCTCAACTGCAATTAAAAGCCTTAACCTACACTCTGAGGAAGCCAAAGATGGTTTTGAAGCGCTACAAAAACTTCCCACGAAACATTTTGATCTGATCCTTTTAGATATCAATATGCCCCATATCAACGGCCTGGAATTTATTCAATATTGTAGGAATAGCCAGCTATACAAAAATATCCCCATTATTATTATTTCAACGGAGGATAGTGAAGAAGATAAAAAGAAAGGGCTTAGCCTGGGGGCCCAGGCTTACCTCATGAAACCGGTTCAACCCGATCAGATTGTAGAAACGGTCAAAAGGGTCCTCGCCCACCCTATCCCCCACCCCCCCAACTTGGGAGAGGGGGATCGAAGGTGA